One segment of Panicum virgatum strain AP13 chromosome 1K, P.virgatum_v5, whole genome shotgun sequence DNA contains the following:
- the LOC120651859 gene encoding GDSL esterase/lipase At4g26790-like, translated as MAAGASAVHARRRRRRSLVLPLLLLLLPVVRARVTALIVFGDSTVDAGNNNAVPTAVRSNFPPYGRDFPGGRATGRFSNGRVATDFYSEALGLGRAFVPAYLDPDYGIRDFAIGVCFASAGSGLDVATSRVFRVIPLWKQVEMFREYKARLAAHLGAAEAHAVVAGAVYAVSIGTNDFIENYFALTTTRFLEFTVPEYTEYLVGLARAFLAELYGLGARRIGFTGLAAMGCLPLERARALARGGCDEGYNAAARAFNAALAAMVADLGAELPGADIRVAEVYDFFEGLVREPARHGFARADVGCCGTGTYEMGYPCGAWAAAPGGTCPDADRYVFWDAVHPTERASRLVAEHLINSTFGRFGN; from the exons ATGGCTGCGGGGGCATCCGCCGTGCACGCGCGCCGTCGTCGACGTCGTAGCCTCGTCCTGCCgttgctcctgctcctcctgccGGTCGTGCGGGCGCGCGTGACGGCGCTGATCGTGTTCGGCGACTCCACGGTGGACGCCGGCAACAACAACGCCGTCCCGACGGCGGTGCGGAGCAACTTCCCGCCCTACGGCCGCGACTTCCCGGGGGGCCGCGCCACGGGGCGGTTCAGCAACGGCCGCGTCGCCACCGACTTCTACTCGGAGGCGCTCGGGCTCGGCCGCGCCTTCGTGCCGGCCTACCTCGACCCGGACTACGGCATCCGGGACTTCGCCATCGGCGTCTGCTTCGCTTCCGCGGGATCAGGGCTCGACGTCGCCACCTCGCGCGTCTTC CGCGTGATCCCCCTGTGGAAGCAAGTGGAGATGTTCCGGGAGTACAAGGCGCGGCTGGCCGCCCACCTGGGCGCCGCCGAGGCCCACGCCGTGGTGGCCGGCGCCGTGTACGCCGTCAGCATCGGCACCAACGACTTCATCGAGAACTACTTCGCGCTCACCACCACGCGGTTCCTCGAGTTCACGGTGCCCGAGTACACGGAGTACCTGGTGGGCCTGGCCCGGGCGTTCCTGGCGGAGCTCTACGGCCTGGGCGCGCGCAGGATCGGCTTCACGGGGCTCGCCGCCATGGGCTGCCTGCCGCTGGAGCGCGCCCGCGCCCTGGCCCGCGGCGGCTGCGACGAGGGGTAcaacgccgcggcgcgcgccttcaacgcggcgctggcggccaTGGTCGCCGACCTGGGCGCCGAGCTGCCCGGCGCCGACATCCGGGTGGCGGAGGTGTACGACTTCTTCGAGGGCTTGGTGCGGGAGCCGGCGCGGCACGggttcgcgcgcgccgacgTCGGGTGCTGCGGCACCGGAACGTACGAGATGGGGTACCCCTGCggcgcgtgggcggcggcgcccggcgggaCGTGCCCGGACGCCGACCGCTACGTCTTCTGGGACGCCGTGCACCCCACGGAGCGCGCCAGCAGGCTCGTCGCCGAGCACCTCATCAACTCCACCTTCGGCCGCTTCGGCAACTGA
- the LOC120700282 gene encoding microtubule-binding protein TANGLED1, with protein sequence MVARSPNAKPDRQTAATLAAAAALNPALVRETLKKVDRCMARLQELQYTVAGGAKVVSGVSLSPRSTRGYLRTSLRCKKETVRMRGGASAQKRSPNGKFGGAGAGTGGESAQWRRMSLPAMLLGETVLEIVQASQFARDIVAVAGGTNREPPRTPKLAPSTRKPAAAEQTPLRARRAREKQSHRGAAPARGADAVTPPSRGRVRSRIQFKPASPVALGRPSVSANRVSPRNRPWAKKAVMFPNPTFHASTSAAADACATPSPSKKQKRSYKTRSPVAARQTPHKFLVKTPPSALGSKIRSHGKALPARSAAVSPPPPKAQATPAKTRRCSFSPSRLATRLVSPIKARLSLNRNRDSGGGAAGGPMSGLKQRPGVSMTVVRTVSSRISSR encoded by the exons ATGGTGGCCAGGAGCCCCAACGCGAAGCCGGACAGGCAGACGGcggccaccctcgccgccgccgccgctctcaaTCCGGCCCTCGTCAGGGAGACGCTCAAGAAG GTGGACCGGTGCATGGCGCGGCTGCAGGAGCTGCAGTacacggtggccggcggcgccaagGTCGTGTCCGGCGTCAGCCTCAGCCCGCGCAGCACGCGCGGGTACCTCCGCACCAGCCTCCGGTGCAAGAAGGAGACCGTCAG GATGAGGGGCGGCGCGTCGGCGCAGAAAAGGTCGCCGAACGGCAAgttcggcggcgcgggcgcgggcactgGCGGCGAAAGCGCGCAGTGGCGGCGGATGTCGCTGCCGGCCATGCTGCTCGGCGAGACCGTGCTGGAGATCGTGCAGGCCAGCCAGTTCGCGCGAGACATcgtcgcggtggccggcggtacGAACCGGGAGCCCCCGAGAACCCCGAAGCTGGCGCCCAGCACTAGGAAGCCAGCTGCAGCTGAGCAGACGCCcctccgcgcgcggcgcgcccggGAGAAGCAGAGCCACCGGGGCGCTGCCCCGGCACGAGGTGCAGATGCCgtcacgccgccgtcgcgcggccGCGTGCGGTCCCGGATCCAGTTCAAACCGGCCTCGCCGGTCGCCCTGGGCCGGCCGTCGGTGTCCGCCAACCGGGTCTCCCCCAGGAACCGGCCGTGGGCCAAGAAGGCGGTAATGTTCCCGAACCCGACGTTCcacgcctccacctccgccgccgccgacgcgtgcgccacgccgtcgccgtccaagaaacagaagcggtcCTACAAGACGCGGTCCCCAGTCGCCGCCCGGCAGACGCCACACAAGTTCCTTGTGAAGACGCCGCCGAGCGCGCTGGGGTCCAAGATCAGGAGCCATGGGAAGGCACTGCCCGCGAGGTCCGCCGCggtatcgccgccgccgcccaaagcGCAGGCAACACCAGCCAAAACCCGGCGCTGCTCGTTCTCGCCGTCAAGGTTGGCGACAAGGCTCGTGTCGCCGATCAAGGCGAGGCTGTCGCTGAACAGGAACAgggacagcggcggcggtgccgccggCGGCCCGATGAGCGGGCTGAAGCAGCGGCCGGGTGTCAGCATGACCGTGGTGCGGACGGTGTCGAGCAGGATATCGTCGAGGTGA
- the LOC120700293 gene encoding L-type lectin-domain containing receptor kinase S.7-like, whose translation MPPPRSSVLSLLLLLLLAVHLLPPAVATKHRHASTSTPAPAPPASYLGVSWASNLTLLGSASLLPGATAVALTTPSRDGVGAGRALFSEPIRLLVPSSTAPASFSTRFTFRITPTPTYGDGLAFLLTSSRTFLGASNGFLGLFPSSSASDEGEADLRGVTTVAVEFDTHRDVALRDPDGNHVALDAGSIFSVASASPGVDLRAGVPITAWVEYRAPRCRLSVWLSYSHFRRPEKPAFSADADLSGLLRTFMYAGFSASNGNGAALHVIERWTFRTFGFANSSHAPPPTEPPAPSNNLLLPHNKPLLLTGNHQHHHHNLLYKVLGGVLGGVVLLVFVIVGSVVRLSRPIRHPSEERTMPSEDKPYGTMSMEVVRAATKGFDSSNVIGVGGSGATVYEGVLQSGSRVAVKRFQAIWPCTKAFVSELAAMLNCPNHPNLVRLAGWCCSKDELVLVYEFMPNGNLDCALHTMGGATLPWEARFRAVVGIASALEYLHDGCDHRILHRDVKSSNVLLDGEFNARLGDFGLARLVSHGGLPHTTQPAGTLGYLAPEYVHSGVATERSDVYSFGVLALEVATGRRPTERGISVVDWVWVLWGRRRLVDAADQRLQGRFVAEEMRRVLLVGLSCVHPDCRKRPGMRRVVKMLDGTAPLTLVPDKKPPVMLQTQVNQASSMNSVETVNTAFYSCR comes from the coding sequence atgcctccgcctcgctcctccgtcctctccctcctcctgctgctcctcctcgccgtccacCTCCTGCCCCCCGCCGTGGCGACCAAGCACCGCcatgcgtccacgtccacccccgcccccgccccaccCGCCTCCTACCTCGGCGTGTCGTGGGCGAGCAACCTTACGCTCCTGGGatccgcctccctcctcccgggCGCGACCGCCGTCGCGCTCACCACCCCGTCCCGCGACGGAGTCGGCGCCGGGCGCGCCCTCTTCTCGGAGCCCATCCGTCTCCTCgtcccctcctccaccgcccccGCCTCCTTCTCCACCCGCTTCACCTTCCGCATCACGCCCACGCCCACCTACGGCGATGGGCTCGCCTTCCTGCTCACCTCATCCCGCACCTTCCTCGGCGCCTCCAACGGGTTCCTCGGCCTcttcccctcctcctctgcctccgACGAGGGCGAGGCCGACCTCCGCGGCGTCACCACCGTCGCCGTCGAGTTCGACACCCACCGCGACGTGGCGCTGCGCGACCCGGACGGCAACCACGTCGCGCTCGACGCGGGGTCCATCTTCTCCGTCGCGTCCGCCAGCCCCGGCGTGGACCTCAGGGCAGGGGTGCCCATCACCGCCTGGGTGGAGTACCGCGCACCGCGCTGTCGCCTCAGCGTGTGGCTCTCATACTCGCACTTCCGCCGCCCTGAGAAGCCCGCCTTCTCTGCTGACGCCGACCTCTCCGGGCTTCTCCGCACGTTCATGTACGCCGGCTTCTCAGCGTCCAATGGCAACGGCGCGGCTCTTCATGTCATTGAGCGCTggaccttccgcaccttcggcTTCGCCAACTCATCCCACGCTCCGCCACCAACTGAGCCCCCAGCGCCGTCCAACAATCTACTGCTGCCACACAACAAACCACTGCTGCTTACAGGaaaccaccagcaccaccaccacaacctaTTGTACAAGGTGCTTGGTGGAGTCCTCGGTGGCGTGGTCCTACTTGTATTTGTCATCGTTGGCTCTGTTGTCAGGCTCTCTAGGCCAATTCGCCACCCAAGTGAAGAACGCACAATGCCGAGTGAAGACAAGCCTTATGGGACGATGTCTATGGAGGTGGTGCGCGCAGCAACAAAGGGATTTGACAGTAGCAATGTGATTGGAGTTGGTGGTTCTGGTGCCACTGTGTATGAGGGGGTGCTCCAATCTGGTTCAAGAGTTGCCGTCAAACGGTTCCAGGCTATTTGGCCGTGCACAAAAGCATTTGTGAGTGAGCTTGCTGCAATGCTGAATTGCCCAAATCACCCCAATCTTGTGCGGCTTGCTGGTTGGTGCTGCAGTAAGGATGAGCTAGTGCTTGTTTATGAGTTCATGCCCAATGGGAATCTTGACTGTGCATTGCACACAATGGGTGGAGCAACACTTCCCTGGGAGGCACGATTCAGGGCAGTGGTTGGTATCGCCTCAGCACTTGAGTATCTGCATGATGGGTGTGATCACCGGATACTGCATCGTGATGTCAAGTCATCTAATGTGCTACTTGATGGAGAGTTCAATGCCCGACTGGGTGATTTCGGGCTTGCTCGTTTGGTGAGCCATGGTGGATTACCACACACAACACAGCCAGCTGGCACGCTTGGCTACCTTGCTCCAGAGTATGTGCATTCCGGTGTTGCAACAGAGCGGTCTGATGTGTACAGTTTTGGGGTGCTTGCTCTGGAGGTGGCCACTGGCCGGAGGCCCACAGAGAGGGGAATCTCTGTTGTTGACTGGGTGTGGGTTCTATGGGGTCGTCGGAGGCTGGTTGATGCTGCAGACCAGCGACTTCAGGGCCGATTTGTTGCAGAGGAGATGCGGCGGGTTCTGCTTGTGGGCCTCTCTTGTGTGCATCCAGACTGCAGGAAGCGGCCTGGCATGCGAAGGGTTGTCAAGATGCTTGATGGGACTGCACCCTTGACACTAGTGCCAGATAAGAAGCCACCGGTTATGCTCCAGACACAAGTAAATCAAGCTTCGTCAATGAACTCTGTGGAAACTGTCAATACTGCATTCTATAGCTGTCGCTGA
- the LOC120700314 gene encoding uncharacterized protein LOC120700314, translating into MDRSDMVDNIVGDRVMPNKLRIEIDDSSSSDDSDREEQHEAQDVAAAREAPLPLPPTARRRLLSKQLSMKETTREAKWEKRRRQILRRSGLVSVVSREQQEGDDDGGRGWRNKSAVDGLHHVVRASSERAMRCLTDEDLDELRGSFELGFGFDEETGGAHLRNTLPALDFYFAINRQLSDPKLRTASPTSTLSAVSSSSTLPDTPSPRSPNDAPAAGVDPWKIFTPGDNPQLVKTRLRHWAQVVACAIKHGC; encoded by the exons ATGGATCGATCGGACATGGTGGACAACATCGTCGGCGACCGGGTGATGCCGAACAAGCTGCGCATCGAGATCGACGACTCCTCGTCGTCGGACGACAGCGACAGGGAGGAacaacacgaagcacaggatgtggccgcggcgagggaggcgcccctgcccctgcccccgaCAGCCAGAAGGCGGCTTCTGTCGAAGCAGCTGTCCATGAAGGAGACCACCAGGGAGGCCAAGTGGGAGAAGCGCCGGCGGCAGATACTGCGGCGCAGCGGCTTGGTCTCGGTCGTGAGCAGGGAGCAGCAGGAgggagacgacgacggcggcagaGGATGGCGCAACAAGAGCGCCGTCGACGGACTGCATCATGTCGTGAGGGCGTCATCGGAGCGCGCGATGAGGTGCCTCACCGACGAGGACCTGGACGAGCTGCGGGGCTCCTTCGagctcgggttcgggttcgacGAGGAGACCGGCGGCGCCCACCTCCGCAACACGCTTCCGGCCCTCGACTTCTACTTCGCCATCAACCGGCAGCTGTCAGACCCCAAGCTGCGCACGGCGAGCCCCACGTCGACGCTGTCGGCCGTGTCGTCGTCCTCTACGCTCCCCGACACCCCGAGCCCACGCAGCCCCAACGACGCCCCGGCCGCCGGGGTCGACCCATGGAAGATCTTCACTCCAG GCGACAACCCTCAGCTTGTCAAGACGAGGCTGAGGCACTGGGCGCAGGTGGTGGCCTGCGCCATCAAGCACGGCTGCTGA